In the genome of Noviherbaspirillum saxi, the window AAAGCATTTGTCAAAGAAACCGACGACGAAGACGACCTCGACGTCGCGACGCCGGCAATACCCGCCGGTACCAAAAATTACATGACGCCCGAAGGACACCGGCGCATGAAGGAAGAGTTGTTGCGGCTGATCGATGTGGACCGCCCGGAGGTGGTGCGCATCGTTTCATGGGCCGCATCCAACGGCGACCGCTCCGAAAATGGCGATTACATCTACGGCAAGCGCCGTCTGAGGGAGATCGACCGCCGTATCCGCTTTCTTACCAAACGCCTCGATATTGCCGAAGTAGTGAATCCTGGCGTGCACCATGGCAGTGATCAGATTTTCTTCGGCGCGACGGTCACCTACGAAAATCACGCGGGCGAAGAACACACGGTCACCATTGTGGGAATCGACGAGCTCGACCCGCTTAACGGACGGATCAGCTGGATTTCGCCGGTTGCTCGTGCGCTCACCAAGGCGAGGGAAGGGGACAGCGTGACGTTAAGGACGCCCTCAGGCATCGATGAACTGACCATCCTGGCGGTCAGTTATCCTCTGCCCTGATCGTATCGTTCTGCCTGCAGGCGCGCGGCCTGCGACCGGTGCGCATGGCGCAAAGTGACGGGACATGGGATGATGTTTCGCTTCCGGTATAAAAATTGCTCCAAACAAACAATTATCTTCATTAAAAATCTTCCAACGATGACCATTTTGTTTTCCAGCCTGAACCATAGGTCAAGGGTGCCGCTGGCCGCTGAAATTCATTCGCGCCCGTTTCTTCGCCTGGAGGCCCCGGAGGTATTGACCCATCTTGCTGTTTATGACCGCAATCCGGCGGAGACTGCCGCATCCAATAGCGCCTTGCAGCATGCGACGCTGATCGCGCTGTGCGCGCACTTCGGCGTGACGGCACCCGGCGCGGAGGCGAAGTATTTCTTTCATGATTTCGGCCGCTTCCGGCTGAAATGGGAATGCCATACCGAATTTGCCACCTATACCTTCGCAGAGCGTCATCATCATCATGCGCCGTCTCTTTCCGAGGCGTTCGACTGCGCACCGCTGAAGCATATTCCCCAGCAATGGCTCGCCGGGCTGCAAGGCAAGGTCATGGTCGCCGCGCATGTGGTTCTGGACAAGACGCGCGGGCCGTCGGATACCTTCGCTGCCGGTTTGCGGCACGTGTTCGAAGGCAATATGCTGGTCGGCAGCCACGTACTGCAGGGCGGGGAAATCTGGACCGATTTCCTTATTCAGTCCGATGGCTTCAGCCGCTTTGTGGTGCGTGACGTCGGCTTGCATGAACAGCAGGCGGGACGACTGGTACAACGCCTGCTCGAAATTGAAACATACCGGATGATGGCGCTGCTGGGATTGCCCCACGCTCACCATGCGACGCCGGTCCTGAATGCGATCGAAGGCGAGCTTGCGAGCCTGACGGCCGCCATGGTGGACACCCACCGCATCAATGGCAATCAGTTGTCGGACACGGATCACGAACAGGCATTGTTAAGCAACATTACCGGTCTTGCCGCGCGTATCGAAAAGCTTTCTCTCGACAACAGCTATCGTTTTTCGGCATCGCAGGCTTACTTCAGCCTGGTGAATGCGCGTATCGACGAATTGCGCGAGATCCGGATTGAAGGGAGCCCGACCATCGGGGAATTCATGGACCGTCGCCTGATGCCGGCCATGAACACCTGCCAGGCCATTGCGCGCCGCCAGGAAGCGCTGGCCGAACGCATCGCTCATACCAACGATCTTTTGCGTACCCGCGTCGGCATCGTGCAAGAGCGCCAGAATCGACAGATCCTGCAGTCTATGAATACGCGGGCGGCACAGCAGCTGCGCCTGCAGCAAGCAGTGGAAGGACTGTCAGTGGTGGCGATTTCATACTACATGGTGGGCTTGCTAAGTTATGCCGGCAAGGCTGCGAAAGCCGCCGGCTTCCCGGTCAATCCCGAGGTCGCGACCGGATTGCTGGTGCCGCTGGTCGCGGCAGGTGTATGGCTGGGATTGCGGCGCATGCACAAGAGCATACATACCGCCTGATAACCGGGACCTGCAACTGTCCGAGCAAACTTGGACAGGTGCGCTGCGCGAAGGCGCGGTCAAGGGCGTATCAGGCGCCTTATGCGCGTTCGCGGACGATTCTTGCCACCCCGGGAATGCGTCGGACATTGCGTATCAGGCGTGCAAGGTGGATGCGGTCTTCGACCTGAATCGTGAAGCGCAGTTGCTTCATCAAATGGTCGCGGTCATCGTCCATGCCGACATAGGTAATGTTGGCATCCGACTCGCCGATTTCTGCGGCCACGCGGGCCAGCACGCCTTTTTCATTATCGACCAGAATCTTGATGCGGCAGTCGAAGCGGCGGCTCAGCTCGGCACCCCAATCCAGTTCGATCCAGCGGTCTGGTTCTTTGGTTTGCTGACGCTTCGCCGTATCGCAATCGGTGCTATGCACGGTGATGCCCTGATCGCGCTTGAGCTGACCGGCAATGCCGTCGCCAGGAATCGGCAAACAGCATTGAGCCAGATGCACTGCAGCACCTTCGTTGCCATAGATAACAACCGGATCGAGCTTACCGGAGCCGTTTTCCGTGGCGAGCGGCGGGAGCGGCGAAGTGGCATCGCTTTCCATCATCCCGCGTATATGGCGGGCAACCAGTGTCGCCATCCGCTTGCCTACACCGATGTCGGCATACAGCTCTTCAAGCGAGCGTGCGCTGGATTCATTGAGCAGCTTCTCGATCAGCCCATTGGGTAACAAGGGGTCGATATCGATTGCGCTCAGGGCCTGCGCCAGCAGGCGTCGCCCCAGTTCAGTGGATTCGGCCAGGTTGATTGTACGCAGATGGTGCCGGATCGCCGAGCGCGCCTTGCCGGTACGGACAAAGGTTAGCCAGTTCGGACTCGGTCGCGATGATGGCGCGGTGACGATCTCGACGATGTCGCCATTACGCAATTCGGCGCGCAAGGCAGCATGCTCATGGTTGACGCGGGCGGCAATCGCCTGGTCGCCAATAGCTGTATGAATGGTGTACGCGAAGTCGAGGACGGTGGCGCCGCGCGGCAGGGCGATGATCTTGGATTTCGGCGTGAATACATAGACTGAATCGGGAAACAGGTCGACCTTGACGTGTTCCAGAAATTCGGCGGAGTCGCCGGTCTGTTTCTGTATGTCGAGCAAGGACTGCAGCCAGGCATGCGTTCTCTGCTGCAGGTCGGTCAGACTGGCTTCGTCATCCTTGTACAGCCAATGTGCGGCAACGCCTGCTTCCGCGACGCGATGCATTTCTCCGGTGCGAATCTGGAATTCGACCGGGGTGCCGTAGGGGCCGATCAGCGTGGTATGCAGGGATTGATAGCCATTGAGCTTGGGAATGGCGATGTAGTCCTTGAACTTGCCCGGCATCGGCTTGTACAGCGCATGCAATGTTCCCAAGGCAACGTAACAATTGGCAAAGCTGTCAACAACGATACGGAAACCGTAGACATCGAGCACTTGGGAGAACGACAGATGCTTGTTGCGCATCTTGCGATAGATGCCGTAAAGCGTCTTTTCGCGGCCGTAGACTTGGGCATGAATGCCGGTGGCTGCCAGTGTATTCTTGACCGAATCCAGGATCTTGCTGACGACCTCACGGCGGTTGCCGCGTGCGGCCTTGACCGCCTTGGACAAGGTTTTGTAACGCACCGGGTACAGGTGCGAGAACGCCAGGTCCTGCAATTCGCGGTAAATATTGTTCAGGCCGAGACGATGGGCAATCGGCACGTAGACTTCCATCGTCTCGCGGGCAATCCGGCGCTTTTTTTCCGGCGCCATGAAGCCAAGCGTGCGCATGTTGTGCAGGCGGTCGGCCAGCTTGACCAGAATGACGCGCACGTCGCGGGCCATGGCCAGCAGCATCTTTCGGAAGTTTTCCGCCTGAGCTTCGATCTGGCTCTGGAATTCGATCTTGTCGAGTTTGGACAATCCGTCGACCAGCGTGGCGACGGGAGCGCCGAAACGCTCGATCAACTCCTCTTTCTTGACGTCCTGGTCTTCCATGACGTCGTGCAAGAGAGCCGCCATGATGGCCTGCGCGTCAAGCTTCCAGTCGGCACAGATTTCGGCTACCGCAATCGGATGAGAGATATAAGGTTCGCCGGATTTGCGGATCTGCCCGAGATGCATTTCGTCGGAGAAGCGGTAGGCTTCCTTCACCTTCTTCATTTCGGAAGGGGTGAGGTATTCGGTCAGCTTGTTATTGAGCAGGGTAACGGAAGCAACGCCCGCCGGGACGGCATTCGATGCGCCGGCCGCATGGGCGGCACCGGAATCGGATTTCGGGGTGGATTCGGAATTCTTTGCGGCCGGGCGCTCGGATGTCGCCCGGCTTGATGGAGCAATTGATAGTGTTGAATCTGCAGGTATCAGGTTCATACGTTAAGGATATCAGCCGCATCGCATTGCTGCATCCCCAAACGCCGTGAATCTGGCGAAAATCTTTCGCTTGGGGTGGCTCGCGACGCTATTCGTGGCTGCCGTATGCCTTAGCTCGGTACCTTCTTCAGCATTTCAATGCCGACCTTGCCGGCGGCGATTTCACGAAGTGCAACGACGGTCGGCTTATCCTTGGCATCGACCTTGGGGGTATGTCCCTGCAGGAGCTGACGGGCACGATAAGTGGCGGACAGCGTGAGCTGGAAACGGTTGGGGATCTGTTTGAGGCAATCTTCGATGGTAATACGGGCCATGCTTGCTCCTAAAAACGCGATATCAGGTGGGATTTGCGTGAATGCCCAGTTGGGCGAACAGGTCTGTGTAGCGTGCGGCTTGTTGTGCAAACCGGCAGCGGGTTGCTTTGACGATCGATGTCAATTCCGACAAAGCTGTTGCAAACTCTTGATTAATAATAACATATTCGAACTCCGGGGCGTGCGCGATTTCGCCGCCGGCGGCCAGAATGCGCCTCGTAATCACGTGCGAATCATCCTGTCCGCGCTTGGTAAGGCGTTCTTCCAGCGCTGCAATTGACGGCGGTAAAATGAAGATGCCTACCGCTTCGGGGAACTGCTTCTTGACCTGCTGCGCTCCCTGCCAGTCGATTTCAAGCAGCACGTCGGTTCCGGCCTTGATCTGGTCCTCGATCAGCAGCCGTGATGTTCCATAGTAATTACCGTGGACTTCGGCCGATTCCAAAAATTCCCCGCCTTCGCGCCTTTTCAGGAAATCCTCGACGGATGTGAAGTAATATTCGCGCCCGTGTTGCTCCGCCGGACGGGGCTGTCGCGTCGTGTACGATATCGACAGCTTGATGGCGGGTTCCTGGGCCAGCAAGGCATTGACCAGCGTGGATTTGCCGGCGCCGGACGGGGCGACCACCATGAACACGCTGCCGGAAGATGGTTTGGGTTCTATCATGGAATTCTCGATGTAGTAGAGCTTCGGAGTCTGGAAAAGCTTGCAATATTGCTGCTTACTCAAGATTCTGGACTTGTTCCCGCATCTGTTCAATCAGCAGCTTCATGCTCATCGACCCATCCGACAATTCTTTCAGTGCGGCTTTCGAGCCGACGGTGTTGGCTTCGCGGTTGAGTTCCTGCATCATGAAATCGAGCCGTTTGCCGACCTGGCCGCCTTTTTTGAGGATATGGCGGGTTTCCGACAGGTGAGTGGACAGGCGGGACAATTCTTCAGCTACGTCGATTCGGATACCGTACAGCGTGACTTCCTGCCGGATGCGCTCCAGCGCTTCCTCGCGCGACAATGTGGCCGGCATGGCCGCGCCGTTCTGGGTTGCCAGGCCGAGCGCTTCCATCATGCGGTCGATCGCTTTTTGCTGGAATTGTGCGATTGCCTGCGGAATCATCGGTGTGAGCCGCGCCACAATCGCTTCCAGGTCATTGATGCGTGATATCAGCATGGCTTGCAGCGCGGCGCCTTCGCGCGCACGGCTTTCGATAAATGCGTCGAGTGCCGCCGACACTACGGCCTGCACGTCGGCCTGCAAGGCGTCGTGGACGATTTCGCCATCCTCGATCACGCCTGGCCAGCGCAGGAGTTCATTGACGGTAAGCGCGGGTGCATCGGCGAACCGGTTTTTGATTTCCGATTGCATTTTTGCTAATGATTCGAGTACGCTTGCGTTCAGGTTCTGTGGCGTACCGGCCGCGGATTTGCGTCCGAAGCTCACACGGCATTCGACCTTGCCGCGGCTGATGCGGGCCATGATGGCCTCACGCAATGCAGGTTCGACTGCGCGCAGATCGTCGTTGATGCGAAATTGCAGATCAAGAAAACGCGAATTGACGCTCTTGAGTTCGACGGTCAGTGTTCCGGCGCTACTTTCGCGTGTGGCGACCGCGTATCCGGTCATGCTCGAAATAGTCAAGGTTCAGCCCTTATGCTTTACAAAACAGTGATTTATCAAGACAATCCCAAGTACATTCTGTAAGGACGACATGGCTTCGCAAAACAACGCTCCGCTGCCAGATGGGCTGGAAATTGCTGGATATCGCATTGTAAAGAAGATTGCGTCCGGCGGGTTCAGTATCGTTTACCTGGCATACGACGAAGACGGCAATGCCGTCGCCATCAAGGAGTACTTGCCTAGCTCTCTGGCGCTGCGTCAGCCGGGCGAACTGGTACCCGCCATCTCAGCCGACAACCTTCCTGTGTTTCGCATCGGCCTCAAGTGCTTTTTCGAAGAGGGGCGCGCGCTCGCGCGCATTTCGCATCCCAATGTCGTCAGCGTCGTCAATTTTTTCCGGGCCAACGATACAGTCTACATGGTGATGGCATATGAATCCGGGCGTTCGCTGCAGGATCACATCCTGCGCCGTCGCGAAAAAGGCGAGCGGCCGCTGGTATCGGAACGTTTCATCCGCAAGATGTTCAATCAGGTGATGAACGGTTTGCGCGAGGTACATGCGAACAAGCTGCTGCACCTCGATCTCAAGCCCGCCAATATTTATCTGCGCATGGACGGCACACCCATCCTGCTCGATTTCGGCGCGGCGCGGCAAACGCTCAAGACCGATCTTCCCAAGCTGTATCCGATGTACACGCCTGGCTTTGCGCCACCCGAGCTCTATGCCAAGAGCGCCAACCTCGGACCCTGGACCGACATCTATAGCATCGGTGCTTCCATCTTCGCATGCATGGTGGGAGCGCCGCCGCAGCCGGCTGACCAGCGCAAGGTCAACGACAAGATGGAAGACCATTTCCGCAAGCTGGAAAGCATTTATTCGCGCGAGCTGATACAGGTCATCCGCTGGAGTTTGCGCATCGATCCGCTGGAACGGCCGCAAAGCGTGTTCGCCCTGCAGAAGGCGCTGCGCGAACCGGTGCCCGAGCAGAAGGAAGCGGACTTCGTCGAAAAGGTCTCCGCCAGACTGCGCGGATTCTTCAGCGGCTTCGGCAAAACCACCCAGGTCGGCAACACCACGACCCAGAACACGCAATAGGCGGCCAGCATGCGATTCTCCGTATACCAGGAAAGCCATATCGGCGGCCGCCGCAACAACCAGGATCGGATGGGGTACAGCTTTACCCGCGACGCGCTGCTGCTGCTGCTCGCCGACGGCATGGGCGGTCATATACAGGGTGAGATGGCCGCAACGATTTCGCTGCAGACCATCGGCACCCTGTTTCAGCAAAATGCCAAGCCTTACGTCAAGAAGCCGGAGAAATTCCTCGAAGAGAGCTTCTTTGCCGCGCATCGCGAAATCCATCGCTATCGTGCGATCAACAATCTGCCTGAAACACCGCGCACCACGATCGTCGCTTGCCTGATCCAGCATAACAATGCCTACTGGGCGCACTGCGGTGATTCGCGACTCTACTGGATGCGCTCGGGCCAGATCCTGTCGCGTACCCGCGACCACTCGCGTATCGAAACCCTGATCGCTCAGGGAAAGGTCGATCCCTCCGAACGCGATACCCACCCCGAGCGCAACAAGCTGTTCAACTGTTTGGGTGCGCCGAACATGCCCATCGTGGAGATGTCGCGCCGGGCCAGCCTGCAGGCGGGTGATGTCATTCTTCTGTGTTCGGATGGTCTCTGGTCAGTTCTGCCCGATCATGTTCTGGCGCAGAGTCTGCATCAGAACACGGTCGTGCGTGCTGTGCCCGATCTGCTTGCGACAGCAGTCGGCATCGCCGGCAAGACAAGCGACAATGTCACGGCACTGGCGATGATGTGGGAGGGCGCGAGCGTGCTCCAGGATTCGCCGAACACTATTGCCACGCATACCCTGCCGATCGACAGTGTCACGACCACCATCCAGGCGCCGCGCCATGCCGACCTTGAGCAGGCCGATATCTTCAACGACTCGGAAATCGAAAAGGCAATTGAAGAAATTCGCGGGGCCATCGAAAAAACCTCCCGCATCACATCCAAAAATTAAGGTTGTCTTATGTCGTTTGAAAACCGCCCGAGCGGGCGTGCAAGCAATGACTTGCGCAGTATTCGCATCATCCGCCAATACACCAGGCATGCCGAAGGATCGGTCTTGATCGAGTTCGGCGACACCAAGGTGATCTGCACCGCCAGCATCGAAGAAAAGGTACCCGGCTTCCTGAAGGGTAAAGGGCAGGGCTGGATGACGGCCGAATACGGCATGCTGCCGCGATCGACCCACACGCGCATGGACCGTGAAGCCGCCAAGGGCAAACAATCGGGGCGCACCCAGGAAATCCAGCGCCTGATCGGACGCTCGCTGCGCGCGGCGTTCGACCTGCAAGCATTCGGCGAACGGACGCTCCATCTGGATTGCGATGTCATCCAGGCCGATGGCGGCACGCGCACCGCATCGATCACCGGCGCCATGGTGGCTGCTTATGATGCAGTCAGCAAGCTGGCGCAAGCCGGACTGATTCCCGCCATCCCGATCAAGCATTTTGTCGCTGCGGTATCGGTCGGCGTGTTCCGTGGCTTGCCGGTACTCGATCTCGATTACATCGAAGACGCCGACTGCGACACCGACATGAATGTTGTGATGACCGATGCCGGCCATTTCGTTGAAGTACAAGGGACTGCGGAAGGCGAAGCCTTCGATCGTGCAACGATGAACCGATTGCTCGATCTCGCCGAGCATGGCATTGCGGAACTCGTGCGCTTGCAAAAGGCTGCACTCGAACTTCCGCAGTAATCTTTACCGACTTTACACAGCATGGCGTGCCAGGCGGCGCGCCATGCTCATTTTTATTCATGACAAAAACATTAATTCTCGCTTCAAACAACGCGGGCAAGCTGAAAGAGTTTGGCCAGATGCTGGCGCCGCTTGGCTTCGATGTACGTCCGCAAGGCGAATTCAACGTGCCCGAAGCGGAAGAACCGCATCCTACCTTCATTGAGAATGCGCTTGCAAAAGCGCGGCATGCGGCTCGACTGACCGGGTTGCCGGCGCTTGCCGACGACTCCGGCATCTGCGCCAACGCGCTTGGCGGCGCTCCCGGCGTGTATTCCGCCCGGTACGCAGGCGAACCCAAGTCCGATGCACGCAACAACGAGAAACTGATCGCGGACCTCGCTGCACAGGGCGACAAATCGGCCTACTATTACTGTGTGCTGGTGCTGGTCCGTCATGCCGACGACCCGCAGCCCGTCATCGCCGAAGGCCGCTGGAACGGGGAAGTGATTGCCGATCCGCGCGGGCAGGGCGGCTTCGGCTACGATCCATACTTTCTGCTGCCCGAACTCGGCAAGACGGCCGCCGAGTTAAGTGCCGAAGAGAAAAACCGCTTGTCTCATCGAGGACAGGCGCTGCGTGTATTGGTAGAGAAATTACGATGATTCCCATCAAGCCTGTGGGCGCTGCCGTAGCGGCTGGAAGTACAGCATCGCCGGTCGATGTCGCCAACGCCTTCTTGCGGCCCGGTGCCTTGCAATTGAGCGCGCTGCCGCCCTTGTCGCTCTATGTGCATTTTCCGTGGTGTGTCAGGAAATGCCCATATTGCGATTTCAATTCGCATGAAGTGCGCGGGGGTTTTCCCGAGGAAGCCTATCTCGCCGCCGTGCGCAGCGATCTGGAAAGCGCCTTGCCGCTGATCTGGGGTCGCAAGATCTACACGATCTTCATCGGCGGCGGAACACCCAGCCTGATGTCGGCGGCAGGACTCGATCGCCTGATGTCGGACATCCGCACCTTGCTGCCACTGGACGGCGCGGCCGAAGTCACGATGGAAGCCAATCCCGGCACCTTTGAAGCGGACAAGTTCCGCTCATACCGGGCCAGCGGCATCAACCGCCTGTCGATCGGTATCCAGAGTTTCAATGCGCGGCATCTGCATGCACTGGGGCGCATCCACGATGCCGACGAGGCGCGCAAGGCGGTCGAAATTGCCCATGCCAATTTCGACAACTTCAATCTCGACCTGATGTTTGCATTGCCTTCGCAAACCCTGGAGGAAGCACAGACCGATGTTTCCACGGCCATTGCGTTCGCGCCGCCGCATTTGTCGCTGTATCACCTGACATTGGAGCCGAATACCTATTTCGCCAAGCATCCTCCGGTGGTGCCGGATGACGATAGCAGCGCCGAAATGCAGGACATGATCTTTGCGCAAACCAAGGCTGCCGGCTATGGACATTACGAAGTGTCAGCCTATGCGCAGGCAGGCAGGCAGGCGCGGCACAATCTGAACTACTGGCAATTCGGCGATTATCTGGGAATAGGGGCGGGCGCGCATTCCAAGATTTCGTTTCCGCACAGGATAGTGCGCCAGATGCGCTACAAGCAGCCCAAAGCCTATATGGAACAGGTGCAGGCGGGCAGGCCGATCCAGGAAGAATTCGAGCTGGAGCGCGAGGATCTCGGTTTCGAGTTCATGCTCAATGCCTTGCGCCTGACCGAGGGCTTCGACGTCAATCTGTTTGCAGAACGCACGGGACTGAGCATTAATGCAATCGAGAAATCCTTGAACCTTGCCGAAACCAAGGGCTTGCTGTATCGCGATCACCGGATAATCCGGCCGACCGAACTCGGCGGACGTTTCTTGAATGATTTGCAGCAGATCTTTCTGAACTAAATCACTTTCGGGGTTCGGCAAGCGGCGTCGACTTAGGTATAATTCGCATTCCGGAAACGTTGACCTGCCGTTGCTCTGATTATTTTGTGACAAGGAGCCAGCCGCAGTCGGCAGCGTCGAGGACCAAGGAGGTTTGGGTGAGTGGTTTAAACCAGCAGTCTTGAAAACTGCCGACGGGGTGACCCGTCCGTGAGTTCGAATCTCACAGCCTCCGCCAGAACATGAAGCAAAACGGCCCCATTCGGGGCCGTTTTGCTTTCCGGACGCGACATGGCCGATAACGCGTTTCTGCAAAATCACGTATCCTTCACGCCAATTCATCCGCCGCCCAGCGTCTTCTGGAACACGGCTTCCCTTGCTTTCAGGTCTTCCATGAATCGTCAACTGACGCTGCCCACCGCGTTGATGCTTGTTGTGCCCCCATTACTTTGGGCCGGCAATGCGATTGTCGGCCGCCTGTTCCATGAAGTGGTCCCGCCGCTCATGCTGAATTTTCTCCGCTGGGCTATCGCGTTTGTCATCTTGCTGCCGCTTGCCATATCGATTTTCCGGCCGGGAAGCGGGTTGTGGCAGCATCGGGCCCGTCTTTCCATTCTGGGGCTATTAGGTATCGGCCTGTACAACGCGCTGCAATATCTCGCACTGCAGACCTCGACGCCGATCAATGTCACCCTGGTCGCGGCCAGCATGCCGGTCTGGATGCTGCTGATAGGATCCCTGTTCTTTCAATCCAAGGTCACGCGCAAGCAGGTGATCGGCGCCGCATTTTCAATTGCTGGCGTGCTGCTGGTGCTGAGCCGGGGCGAACTCGCCCAATTGCTGGCGTTGCGCCTGGTGGCTGGCGATGTGTTCATGATCCTGGCGACGATCGCGTGGTCGCTGTACAGCTGGCTGCTGACACGTTCGGAAATGCCGGATAGCTTGCGCGGACACTGGGCTGCATTTCTGCTGGCACAGGTCAGTTTTGGCGTCGTATGGTCGGGGGCTTTTGCGGCCGGAGAATGGGCGGTGACGGGCCGTGAAATCACCTGGAGCTGGCAATTGGCAGCGGCATTGCTGTACGTTGCGATTGGTCCGGCGGTGTTGGCGTTCCGTTGCTGGGGTGTCGGTGTGCAACGCGTCGGACCCAATGTTGCGGGATTTTTCAGTAATCTGACGCCACTATTCGCCGCGCTGATGTCTTCCGCTTTTCTTGGGGAAATGCCTCACCTTTATCATGTGATTGCATTTGCCTTGATCGTCTCGGGGATCGTGCTGTCCGCGCGTTGAAAGCGCCGGCTTATGTTCTCCTGAAATCGGGGAAATGAACTTGACGCTGCAGGCCAAGGAAGCGCGAGCGCGACGCCTTGCCCCGCCCGGCATGAATGGTGCGTTCAGGCCTTGTCTTTCGAAGGGCGATTTTTCAGATAGGAGTAACGCGGTTGCTGCTCCTCGCGTGTGGGAGGCAAGTCAGCGTATTCCTGTTCCTCGATCACATCCACGTACTGGCTGCCATCAAGCGGGCGACCTGCATAGGGGCTAGCCGGAGTCTTGGCGGCTTCCGTGACATTGACTTCTTTAGGCGGCACGTTCTTGTCCTGCGATGGCGGAGTCTCTTTTTGCATGGCATCTTCCTTTCGTGACAAGTATTAGATGTCATTGCACTCGCAGGGTTCGCAGGTAGCCGCATGAAAATTTCTGAACCGCAGCTTAGGACTTGAGGAATCGCATGACCCCGTCTTTCTGCAGTACATCTCCCCAAGACTCGATGTGGTAGATCTCTCCTACTTTGTGCAGGACCACACCGAACTGTTCCCGCAGGCGCAGAATGTCGGTATCGATCGTCTCCCGGTTCTGGCTGGTAAGATCTGCTATTGCCGAGACAGTTGGGCGTTCAAGCAAGTCTATCGCGGATAGCAAGACGAATAGCTTGCGTGCGTCATGATCCGGATATTGCGGTACGCCAAACTGGTTCTTGGGGTAGCTCATCGGACACCTCGCATTAGTATTGGGTTACGACCTGGCGAAGACAGATTGCGGATTACCGGCATTTCATTTCAACGGATGCTAGTGTAGTGTTTCACTCTTCTTGAGACATAAAAGTGCGTCTTTCACACCGACTCTTCGTTGCACATCCTCGCAATAGCTCGCTATTGCTGCGGTGTGCGCCTCGATTCGCCGCGAAATCCATCACTTTTATAAGTCTCAATCTACGTGAAACACTACACTAGGTCAGGCTGTCGTCCTGCGCCCTGAACGCTTCGGATTTGGCGCGTGCGGCTTCACGTGTCATGACATTGAGACTGACAAGGATTGCGCCTGCTCCTTCGATGCGGCCGACGGCCTTGTCGTCACCCAGATGCCGGCGCGCCTTTTCCGTACGGGCGACCAATTCACGAAAAGCTTCATGCAAGGCTCCGTAAGTGCGCTTGGTGACTACCACATGCCCCGCATCGGCAATTTCCTTGGGATCTTTGGCATAGTGAATCAGCAATTCTTCGATCCGCCGTGCCCGCGCGCGCGACAGTCCAAGCTCTATGGATAATCGCTGCGCGACTTCTTCTGCGGAATCCGATGCATCGACGCCAGTCTTGCCAAAATGTACGAGTTCGAACCCATGCGGACGCA includes:
- the greB gene encoding transcription elongation factor GreB — encoded protein: MNKAFVKETDDEDDLDVATPAIPAGTKNYMTPEGHRRMKEELLRLIDVDRPEVVRIVSWAASNGDRSENGDYIYGKRRLREIDRRIRFLTKRLDIAEVVNPGVHHGSDQIFFGATVTYENHAGEEHTVTIVGIDELDPLNGRISWISPVARALTKAREGDSVTLRTPSGIDELTILAVSYPLP
- a CDS encoding DUF3422 family protein translates to MTILFSSLNHRSRVPLAAEIHSRPFLRLEAPEVLTHLAVYDRNPAETAASNSALQHATLIALCAHFGVTAPGAEAKYFFHDFGRFRLKWECHTEFATYTFAERHHHHAPSLSEAFDCAPLKHIPQQWLAGLQGKVMVAAHVVLDKTRGPSDTFAAGLRHVFEGNMLVGSHVLQGGEIWTDFLIQSDGFSRFVVRDVGLHEQQAGRLVQRLLEIETYRMMALLGLPHAHHATPVLNAIEGELASLTAAMVDTHRINGNQLSDTDHEQALLSNITGLAARIEKLSLDNSYRFSASQAYFSLVNARIDELREIRIEGSPTIGEFMDRRLMPAMNTCQAIARRQEALAERIAHTNDLLRTRVGIVQERQNRQILQSMNTRAAQQLRLQQAVEGLSVVAISYYMVGLLSYAGKAAKAAGFPVNPEVATGLLVPLVAAGVWLGLRRMHKSIHTA
- a CDS encoding RelA/SpoT family protein: MNLIPADSTLSIAPSSRATSERPAAKNSESTPKSDSGAAHAAGASNAVPAGVASVTLLNNKLTEYLTPSEMKKVKEAYRFSDEMHLGQIRKSGEPYISHPIAVAEICADWKLDAQAIMAALLHDVMEDQDVKKEELIERFGAPVATLVDGLSKLDKIEFQSQIEAQAENFRKMLLAMARDVRVILVKLADRLHNMRTLGFMAPEKKRRIARETMEVYVPIAHRLGLNNIYRELQDLAFSHLYPVRYKTLSKAVKAARGNRREVVSKILDSVKNTLAATGIHAQVYGREKTLYGIYRKMRNKHLSFSQVLDVYGFRIVVDSFANCYVALGTLHALYKPMPGKFKDYIAIPKLNGYQSLHTTLIGPYGTPVEFQIRTGEMHRVAEAGVAAHWLYKDDEASLTDLQQRTHAWLQSLLDIQKQTGDSAEFLEHVKVDLFPDSVYVFTPKSKIIALPRGATVLDFAYTIHTAIGDQAIAARVNHEHAALRAELRNGDIVEIVTAPSSRPSPNWLTFVRTGKARSAIRHHLRTINLAESTELGRRLLAQALSAIDIDPLLPNGLIEKLLNESSARSLEELYADIGVGKRMATLVARHIRGMMESDATSPLPPLATENGSGKLDPVVIYGNEGAAVHLAQCCLPIPGDGIAGQLKRDQGITVHSTDCDTAKRQQTKEPDRWIELDWGAELSRRFDCRIKILVDNEKGVLARVAAEIGESDANITYVGMDDDRDHLMKQLRFTIQVEDRIHLARLIRNVRRIPGVARIVRERA
- the rpoZ gene encoding DNA-directed RNA polymerase subunit omega, translating into MARITIEDCLKQIPNRFQLTLSATYRARQLLQGHTPKVDAKDKPTVVALREIAAGKVGIEMLKKVPS
- the gmk gene encoding guanylate kinase, with the translated sequence MIEPKPSSGSVFMVVAPSGAGKSTLVNALLAQEPAIKLSISYTTRQPRPAEQHGREYYFTSVEDFLKRREGGEFLESAEVHGNYYGTSRLLIEDQIKAGTDVLLEIDWQGAQQVKKQFPEAVGIFILPPSIAALEERLTKRGQDDSHVITRRILAAGGEIAHAPEFEYVIINQEFATALSELTSIVKATRCRFAQQAARYTDLFAQLGIHANPT
- a CDS encoding YicC/YloC family endoribonuclease, with the translated sequence MTGYAVATRESSAGTLTVELKSVNSRFLDLQFRINDDLRAVEPALREAIMARISRGKVECRVSFGRKSAAGTPQNLNASVLESLAKMQSEIKNRFADAPALTVNELLRWPGVIEDGEIVHDALQADVQAVVSAALDAFIESRAREGAALQAMLISRINDLEAIVARLTPMIPQAIAQFQQKAIDRMMEALGLATQNGAAMPATLSREEALERIRQEVTLYGIRIDVAEELSRLSTHLSETRHILKKGGQVGKRLDFMMQELNREANTVGSKAALKELSDGSMSMKLLIEQMREQVQNLE